Genomic segment of Candidatus Eisenbacteria bacterium:
CGGTCGGCGATTTCATCCGCCTGTGGTGCACGCGCTATCGCCGCTGGCCGAGCCCCAAGTTCCTGATCGGCGAGAGCTACGGAACGACGCGCGCGGCGGGACTCGCGGGCTACCTGCAGGAGCGCCATGGCATGTTCCTCAACGGCATCATGCTCGTCTCCTCGGTGCTCGACTTCCAGACGCTCGAGTTCCTGCCGACCAACGACCTGCCGAGCATCGTCTACCTGCCGGCCTACGCGGCGACCGCCTGGTACCACCGGCGGCTCGCGCCGGAGCTGCAGAAGGACCTCGCGGCGACGCTGCGACAGGCCGAGGCGTTCGCCACCGGCGAGTACGCGACGGCGCTGCTGCGCGGCTCGGCGCTGCCGGCCGCCGAGCGGGCGGCGGTCGCCGCCCGCGTGGCGAACTTCACGGGCCTGTCGCCGGACTACGTCGAGCGCGCCAACCTGCGCCCCGAGATCCTGCGCTTCTGCAAGGAGCTGCTCCGCGACGAACGCCGCACGGTGGGACGGCTCGACAGCCGCTTCACCGGCGTGGAACGCGACGCGACCGGCGCCGAGATCGCCACCGATCCGAGCTTCGCGCCCATCCTCGGACCCTACACCGCGACGCTCAACGACTACGTTCGCGGCGAGCTGGAGTTCGAGTGCGACCTGCCGTACGAGATCCTCAGCTTCCGCACGAACGAGGCGTGGCGATTCCACGAGCACGAGAACCGGTTCGTCGAGGTGGTCGAGACCCTGCGCGCGGCGATGGTCTCGAATCCGCACCTCAGGATCTACGTCGCCAACGGCTACTTCGACCTCGCCACGCCCTACTTCGCGACCGAGCACACGTTCCACCACCTCGGCCTGCCGGCGGAGCTGGAGGGCAACGTCACGATGGGCTACTACGAAGCCGGGCACATGATGTACGTGCACCCGGCCTCGCTCGAGAAGCTCGGGAAGGAGCTGACGGCGTTCGTCAGGGCCTCGCGGCCGGCCTGACGCCGGTGCGGCGCGCCCGCCGCAGAATCCCGTGGGCCGGTCGCGACGGCGCTGCTATCTTCCCGCGACCATGAGCCCAAAACGAAGCTTCCTCCCGCCCATCGACACGCCGGCCTACTACATCCTGCTCGGCTGCGTCGCGATCTTCATTCTCGGCCCGCTCGGCGGCATCACGGCCGCGTACATGAACTTCTCGCTCGGCTTCTTCGTGGGCGGGCAGGTGCTGGCCGGCATCCTCGGCAGCGTCGTCACCTACGGCTACGGCGCCGAGGGCAAGCACGGCGCGAACTACATGCAGACGATGGCCGCGTCGGTCGCCGGCCTGTCCGGCATGGCGGTGCTGATCCAGGCCATGACGTGGCTCGGGCTTCCCGAGCCGCCCGTCTGGCAGATGGTCGCCTACTTCATGTGCATCGGCATGTTCGGGGTCGGCGTCGGCATGCTGTACACCCCGATTCTCGTGGACCGGATGCGGCTGTCGTTCCCCTCCGGCTTCGCGGTCGCGAACATCCTGCGGGCGCTCACCGACATCCGCCTGCTCAAGGAGTCCATCGCCAAGCTCGGCGGCGGCACGCTCGCCGGGCTCGCCAGCGGCCTTGCGGTCAGCATCCCGTTCAAGGGCGCGCTGGGCGCGGCGATGACCCGCTTCGCCGGCACGGGCTACTCGGCCGCGACCTTCGGCGCCGGCATGATCGTCGGCGCCCGCATCGGCGTGCCGGCGATCGTCGTCGGCGCCATCGGCGTCTGGCTCACGCCGTGGCTGCGCGCCAACGGCTGGATCGGCGAGCACGACCCGTTCCGCAAGATCGCCTTCATCGCCGCCCTCGGCATGATCATGGGCGCCGCGGCGGTGGACATGTCCGTCCTCGCGTTCTCGGCGCTGAAGCAATGGGGCCGGAGCAAGGCGCCGACGGAGCCGACCCCGGACTGGAAGAAGACCGACAGCCGCTTCCTGTGGATGTGGGTCGTGTTCTGGGCACTGGCGATTGTCGCCATGGGCGTCGGCGTGCTGCACCTTCCGCTGCTGTTCGTCGGCGTGGCGATCGCGCTGGCGTTCGTCTTCCTGATGGTCAACGGCATCTCGCTCGGCATCTCGGACAGCAACCCCATCTCGAGCGCGTTCGTGATGACCGTGTTCATCCTCGCGACCGTCGGCCTCAAGGACCCGATCACCGGCCTGATGTGCGCGGCGATCCTGCTCATCTCGACCAGCGTCGGCGGCGACATGCAGCAGGACCGCTCGACCGGCTGGCGCCTGGGCACGAACCGCACGATCCAGTTCCGCTACCAGGTCATCGGCATCGCCATGGGCGCGGTCATGAGCGTCGTGCTGGCGCGGCTGTTCATGAAGGCGTACCCGGTGCTCAACATCAACCAGCTCGTGCACCCGGGCGGCGCCGAGACCGAGAAGTGGCAGTCGGCGATGACCTACAAGTTCGTCGGCGCGCTCGACAGCCTCACGCACCCGAACCCCAAGGTGATGATCGCGCTCGTCTTCGGCATCGGGCTCGGACTGCTCACCGAGGTGCTGCGCAAGGTCATCAAGCACCATCCCGGCTGGAAGGCGTGGGTGGCGAAGGGTGGAGCCGGCTACTACACCGACCTGGCGCTCGACTGCGTCCTGCTGCCCAGTCCCTACGCCTCGTCCTTCGGCGGCTTCGTCGAGTTCGGAACCTCGATGTGGTTCGGAGTCGGCGGCATCTTCAGCTCGCTGATCCAGACCGCCCAGTCGAAGCGGGCGCCCAGACCCGGGCAGGAAGGCCTGCCCGAGGACATGAGCACCATGTCGCTCGTGGGAGGCGGCCTGATCGCCGGCGATTCGCTCGCCGCGCTCGGTGTCGGCATTTACGGACTGATGCGGACGCTGATGTGACGCCCCACACCTCACCCGCCGTCCGGCCCGGCGCCGGAGCGGGCCGGCCATGCTGAGCGTCCAGACGTCGCCCGGCGAGTTCCTCGACAAGCTCACGATCCTCGAGATCAAGGCCGAGCGGATCTCCGACGCGTCCAAGCTCGTGAACGTCCGCCGCGAGCTCGAACTGCTGCGCGCCACCTGGGCCGCCTCGCCGCTCGCCGCGCGCGACGTCACGGCGCTCACCGCCGAGCTCAAGGCGGTCAACGAGCGATTGTGGGAGATCGAGGATGAGATCCGCGCCTGCGAGGCCGCACGGGACTTCGGCGCCGGCTTCGTCGAACTGGCGCGCGCGGTCTACCGCACGAACGACCGGCGGGCGGAGATCAAGCGCGAGCTCAACCTCGCGCTCGGCTCGGAGCTGATCGAGGAGAAGAGCTACCGCCCGTACTGAGTGGACCCGCGCCCGCACGGACGCGCGTGCGCGGCCCGCGCCACGGGCCGCCCCGGCCGACTTCGACACGAGCGCGGCAATTGCGACCGCCGTACGCGCCGGCGGTCGCGGGCGCGCCGGGGAACCAGCGGGTAGTCTCGTGCGTCCATCCCACGAACCGTCGTGAGCCGACGAGCCCCCCGACCGAGGACCCTGATGCGCCGGATCGCCGCTTCGTTCGCCTTCGCATTGCTGCTCGCCCCCGCCCTCGTCCTCGCCCAATCGCCGCCGCAGCAGGTCAGCGTCCACGGCCGCGTGCTGGATTCCACGACCGGCGCCCCGGTGCCCGCCGTGACCGTCCGCCTCATCGCGGCGGCGGACTCCTCCGACGTCCGCCAGTCGGCGGCGAAGGACGACGGAACGTTCACCCTCTCCGGGCTCGGAATCCGCAGCTACCGGCTCGAGGCCACGCGCGTCGGCTACGCGCCGCTCAAGACCGTCGTGCGGATCACGAAGGCCGACCAGGACCTCGGCGCGCTCGCGCTCACGCCCGAGTCCGTCCCGGTCGCCGGCATCACGGTCAGCGAGTCGCCCGCTCCGGCGGTCGTGCGCGCCGACACGACCGAGTTTCGCGCCAGCGCGGTCAAGATCAACCGCGACGCGACCGCCGAGGACCTCGTGCAGAAGCTCCCGGGCGTGACGCTGGAGAACGGCCAGGTCAAGTCCAACGGCGAGCAGGTGCAGAACGTGCTGGTCAACGGCCGTCCGTTCTTCGGCAGCGACCCGGCGGCCGCGATGCGCAACCTGCCCGCCGAAGTCGTGGACCGCATCCAGGTCTACGACAGGATGAGCGACCAGGCCGAGTTCAGCGGCTTCGACGACGGCCAGTCGCAGAAGACCATGAACTTCATCCTGCGCGACCGGAAGGCGGGCTTCGGCAAGGTTTACGCCGGCGGAGGCGATCAGAACCTCTACCAGTCCGGCGGCAACTGGACGCGCATCCGCGGCGCGTCGCGACTGACGCTGATCGGCATGGCGAACAACATCAACCAGCAGAACTTCTCGCACCAGGACCTGTTCGGCGCGATGAGCGACCCGCAGGGCGGCGGCGGACCGCGCATGCGCATGATGATGCACGGCGGCGGCGGACATTCCCCGGGCGGCGGGCAGCGCGTCGTCCGCATGGGCGGCGGCTTCGGCGGCGGCGCGTTCGACCCCGGCAGCTTCCTCGTCGGCCAGAGCCCGGGCATCTCGACCACCAGCGCCGGCGGCACGAACTACGTCGGGCAGTGGGGCCCCCGGCTCCAGGTGAGCGCCAGCCTGTTCGCCAATCGCACCGACACCGACAACCGCCAGTCGCTCGCCCGCCAGTACCTGCCCGCCCAGGACTCGCTGGCGTTCTACGACCAGCGCAACGTCTCGAACGACCGCAACGACAATCAGCGCTTCGACGCCCGCTTCGAATGGACGCCGGATTCGCTCAACTCGGTGATCTTCCAGCCGCGGCTCTACTTTCAGCAGAGCGACGTGGGCAACGCGGCGGACGCCGCCAACATCGGAGTGCTCGGCGCGGCGCTCGGCCGCTCGACCAGCGACTCGCGCCAGAACACCGACGGCGACAACCTGTCGGGCCGCCTGACGCTGCGCCACCGCTTCGCGAAGCGCGGCCGCAACGTGTCGGCCGATCTCAACCTCGGCAGCACGCTGCGGGACGGCGACGACGCCCAGCGTTCGCTCACCGATTACTACGACGGCATGACCACGAGCAGCGACACGCTCGACCAGCGGGGCGACTCGCGCTCCGTGACGCGCTCGTACTCGTCCCGTGTCGCCTTCACCGAGCCGCTCGCGCCGTGGCTGCAGGGCCAGATCATCTGGAACCCCTCGCTCACCTCGAGTTCGGCCGATGCGCGCGCCTGGAGCCTCGATCCCGTGAGCGGCACGTACAGCCTGCCCGAGAGCACGCTGTCCAACTCGTACGAGAGCCGCACCACGGCGCAGAACGGCGGCGTCGCCCTGCTCGCGACCCGCGGCTCCTGGCGGCTGCTCGGCAACGCCTCGTACCAGAGCACCCGGCTTCTCTCGGAGCAGACCTTCCCGGACTCGCGCGTGATCGATCGCACGTTCGGCGACTTCCTGCCCTCGGCGCAGCTCACCGGCAACTTCGCGAACCGCCGCAGCCTGCGCGTCTCGTGGAACACCTCGACCGACGCGCCGTCCATCCGGCAGCTGCAGAACGTGGTGGACAACTCGAATCCGCTGGCGCTCTCGAGCGGAAATCCCGACCTGCGCCCGAGCCACCGCAACTCGGTCTCGGTTCGCTGGTCCGAGGCCGACCCCGCACGTTCGCGCAGCCGCTTCGTGTTCGCGAGCGTGACCCGCACGTCGAGCCCGATCGGCAACTCGATCTTCGTCGCCCCGGCCGACACGGTGGTGGACGGCATCGCGCTGGCGGGCGGCACGCAGCTCACGAGGCCCGTGAATCTCGATCAGCCCTCGTGGAACGCCAGCCTGTTCGGCGTCTACAGCATGCCCGCGCCGTGGCTCAAGAGCGTGTTCAGCGTGAACGGCGGCGGCACGTACACCCGCACGCCCACGCTCGTCGGAAGCGAAACGAACCTCGGCGACACCTACGCCCTGCGCGGGGGCACGGTGCTGGCCAGCAACATCAGCCCGAACCTCGACTTCACGCTCTCCTACCGGGGCACCTACAACTTCTCGCGCAGCAACCTGACGACCACGAGCGGCGGCGACTACTACTCGCACGTCGTCGGCATCCGCTTCAACGCCGTCGCGCCGCGCGGCATCGTCGTGCGCCAGGAGCTCAACCACAACCTGCAGAGCGGCGTGCCGTCGGCGTACGGCCAGGACGTCGTGCTGTGGAACACGACGCTCGGCAAGAAGTTCCTCAAGGACGGCCGCGGCGAGATCCGCGTGACCGCCACCGACGTGCTCGGGCAGAACCGCAGCGTCAGCCGCAGCGTCACCGAGACCTACGTCGAGGACCAGCGCGACGACACGCTAGGACGCTACGTGCAGGCGGTGTTCACCTACAGCTTCCGCTGACGCCGCGGCGCGCGGTCTATCGGTCGGCGCCGGTCCTGCGGATCACGATCGGCGACGGGTAGGTCAGCGGACCGAGGCGGGTCTCGATCGTCGGCACCAGCTCGAGGCGCAGGTCCTTCGTGATCGCGCCCTGTCCCGCGATCGCCACCGCCAGATCGAACAGGTCCCGCGCGCCGCCCGAGCCGAGCTG
This window contains:
- a CDS encoding peptidase S10, with translation MTEKAEAAAPDPARNTPEPADRLVVTQHTARVGGRELAYTATAGTIVLREESEKKGEQEGVSEGEKARASVFFVAYTLRDAPEPGKRPVTFAFNGGPGSSSVWLHLGALGPRRVVMEDAGRSTRPPYRLTDNEHSLLAESDLVFVDPVSTGFSRPVAGEKAKAFHNFKKDIESVGDFIRLWCTRYRRWPSPKFLIGESYGTTRAAGLAGYLQERHGMFLNGIMLVSSVLDFQTLEFLPTNDLPSIVYLPAYAATAWYHRRLAPELQKDLAATLRQAEAFATGEYATALLRGSALPAAERAAVAARVANFTGLSPDYVERANLRPEILRFCKELLRDERRTVGRLDSRFTGVERDATGAEIATDPSFAPILGPYTATLNDYVRGELEFECDLPYEILSFRTNEAWRFHEHENRFVEVVETLRAAMVSNPHLRIYVANGYFDLATPYFATEHTFHHLGLPAELEGNVTMGYYEAGHMMYVHPASLEKLGKELTAFVRASRPA
- a CDS encoding OPT/YSL family transporter, with protein sequence MSPKRSFLPPIDTPAYYILLGCVAIFILGPLGGITAAYMNFSLGFFVGGQVLAGILGSVVTYGYGAEGKHGANYMQTMAASVAGLSGMAVLIQAMTWLGLPEPPVWQMVAYFMCIGMFGVGVGMLYTPILVDRMRLSFPSGFAVANILRALTDIRLLKESIAKLGGGTLAGLASGLAVSIPFKGALGAAMTRFAGTGYSAATFGAGMIVGARIGVPAIVVGAIGVWLTPWLRANGWIGEHDPFRKIAFIAALGMIMGAAAVDMSVLAFSALKQWGRSKAPTEPTPDWKKTDSRFLWMWVVFWALAIVAMGVGVLHLPLLFVGVAIALAFVFLMVNGISLGISDSNPISSAFVMTVFILATVGLKDPITGLMCAAILLISTSVGGDMQQDRSTGWRLGTNRTIQFRYQVIGIAMGAVMSVVLARLFMKAYPVLNINQLVHPGGAETEKWQSAMTYKFVGALDSLTHPNPKVMIALVFGIGLGLLTEVLRKVIKHHPGWKAWVAKGGAGYYTDLALDCVLLPSPYASSFGGFVEFGTSMWFGVGGIFSSLIQTAQSKRAPRPGQEGLPEDMSTMSLVGGGLIAGDSLAALGVGIYGLMRTLM
- a CDS encoding TonB-dependent receptor produces the protein MRRIAASFAFALLLAPALVLAQSPPQQVSVHGRVLDSTTGAPVPAVTVRLIAAADSSDVRQSAAKDDGTFTLSGLGIRSYRLEATRVGYAPLKTVVRITKADQDLGALALTPESVPVAGITVSESPAPAVVRADTTEFRASAVKINRDATAEDLVQKLPGVTLENGQVKSNGEQVQNVLVNGRPFFGSDPAAAMRNLPAEVVDRIQVYDRMSDQAEFSGFDDGQSQKTMNFILRDRKAGFGKVYAGGGDQNLYQSGGNWTRIRGASRLTLIGMANNINQQNFSHQDLFGAMSDPQGGGGPRMRMMMHGGGGHSPGGGQRVVRMGGGFGGGAFDPGSFLVGQSPGISTTSAGGTNYVGQWGPRLQVSASLFANRTDTDNRQSLARQYLPAQDSLAFYDQRNVSNDRNDNQRFDARFEWTPDSLNSVIFQPRLYFQQSDVGNAADAANIGVLGAALGRSTSDSRQNTDGDNLSGRLTLRHRFAKRGRNVSADLNLGSTLRDGDDAQRSLTDYYDGMTTSSDTLDQRGDSRSVTRSYSSRVAFTEPLAPWLQGQIIWNPSLTSSSADARAWSLDPVSGTYSLPESTLSNSYESRTTAQNGGVALLATRGSWRLLGNASYQSTRLLSEQTFPDSRVIDRTFGDFLPSAQLTGNFANRRSLRVSWNTSTDAPSIRQLQNVVDNSNPLALSSGNPDLRPSHRNSVSVRWSEADPARSRSRFVFASVTRTSSPIGNSIFVAPADTVVDGIALAGGTQLTRPVNLDQPSWNASLFGVYSMPAPWLKSVFSVNGGGTYTRTPTLVGSETNLGDTYALRGGTVLASNISPNLDFTLSYRGTYNFSRSNLTTTSGGDYYSHVVGIRFNAVAPRGIVVRQELNHNLQSGVPSAYGQDVVLWNTTLGKKFLKDGRGEIRVTATDVLGQNRSVSRSVTETYVEDQRDDTLGRYVQAVFTYSFR